One genomic region from uncultured Cohaesibacter sp. encodes:
- a CDS encoding carboxypeptidase-like regulatory domain-containing protein, producing the protein MNGFKKLAASCLLLFICAFAFPASAHKVVISAYADGGIIEGEIGFSNGDVASNAVVEVFDDAGNKIGETKTDEDGVFHYTPTEKAALNFKSNLGAGHIANYHMETDELPDNIGGNAAEKVAAAEVDDVLANIEESTNGAGASNAAVGISPEALQKLIAAQVHEQLEAFKPEVQAAVWQKIKPLRKVMAEYMEKNDMQAILGGLGYICGLAGVGFYVAARMERKKQLGTPKENA; encoded by the coding sequence ATGAATGGATTTAAAAAGCTGGCGGCGAGCTGCTTGCTGCTGTTCATCTGCGCTTTTGCCTTTCCTGCTTCTGCTCACAAGGTCGTGATCTCCGCTTATGCTGATGGCGGCATAATCGAAGGTGAAATCGGCTTTTCTAACGGGGATGTCGCTTCGAATGCTGTTGTTGAGGTGTTCGATGATGCCGGGAACAAAATTGGTGAAACGAAAACCGATGAAGACGGCGTGTTTCACTATACGCCAACCGAAAAGGCGGCGTTAAATTTCAAGTCGAATCTAGGTGCTGGCCATATTGCAAATTACCATATGGAAACCGATGAACTGCCTGATAACATTGGTGGAAATGCTGCTGAAAAAGTCGCAGCAGCAGAAGTTGATGACGTTTTGGCAAATATCGAGGAATCGACTAATGGGGCCGGAGCATCAAATGCAGCGGTCGGTATTAGCCCAGAGGCTTTGCAAAAGCTCATTGCAGCGCAGGTGCATGAACAGCTCGAAGCGTTCAAGCCAGAGGTGCAAGCCGCGGTTTGGCAGAAGATTAAACCTCTGCGCAAAGTCATGGCCGAATATATGGAAAAGAATGACATGCAGGCTATTCTCGGTGGTTTAGGCTATATTTGCGGTTTGGCTGGCGTTGGTTTCTATGTAGCGGCTCGTATGGAGCGAAAGAAACAGCTCGGAACACCGAAGGAAAACGCATGA
- a CDS encoding sirohydrochlorin chelatase, translated as MTSSKQDEKLGLMICGHGSRNQEAVDQFAKLAERLRPRFPDWPVDYGYLEFANPVLSNGLDKLVEQGCTRILAVPGMLFAAGHAKNDIPSVLNSYQAKTPGVTIEYGRELGLDIKMIKAAGARVQEAVDAANIEHGEVPLTETLLMVVGRGASDPDANSNVNKLMRMLWEGMGFGWGEVCYSGVTFPLVEPGLEHAAKLGYKRIIVFPYFLFTGILVRRIYNFTDEVAARHPNIQFVKAAYLNDQDYVIETFEDRVQEILEGTNNMNCQLCKYRAQVLGFEAEVGLQQESHHHHVEGVDTKDCEYCEDNKCTNECLKHHPSSEHSHHDHGHDHAHSQGHSHDHGHSHHHDHGHDHAHGHDHHHGHSHDHGHDHSHGDGHDHHHHPYPQADHPLGPKSMYKKD; from the coding sequence ATGACCAGTTCCAAACAAGATGAAAAATTAGGCCTGATGATTTGTGGCCATGGCAGCCGCAATCAGGAAGCCGTGGACCAGTTTGCCAAGCTCGCCGAGCGTTTGCGCCCGCGCTTTCCAGACTGGCCGGTTGACTATGGCTATCTTGAATTTGCTAATCCGGTGCTTTCGAATGGTCTTGACAAACTGGTTGAGCAGGGATGCACCCGTATTCTGGCCGTGCCCGGCATGTTGTTTGCCGCTGGTCACGCCAAGAATGATATTCCATCTGTTCTGAATTCTTATCAGGCCAAGACGCCCGGCGTGACCATCGAATATGGTCGTGAGCTTGGTCTTGATATCAAGATGATCAAGGCTGCGGGCGCGCGCGTGCAGGAAGCGGTGGATGCCGCCAATATCGAACATGGTGAAGTGCCACTGACCGAGACATTGTTGATGGTTGTCGGGCGCGGTGCCTCCGATCCGGATGCCAACTCAAACGTCAATAAGCTGATGCGGATGCTTTGGGAAGGCATGGGCTTTGGCTGGGGCGAGGTCTGCTATTCTGGCGTGACTTTCCCGCTGGTCGAACCGGGACTCGAACATGCCGCCAAGCTTGGCTACAAGCGCATTATCGTTTTCCCATATTTCCTCTTTACCGGCATCCTTGTGCGCCGCATCTACAATTTCACAGATGAAGTTGCCGCCCGCCATCCGAACATCCAGTTCGTCAAGGCAGCCTATCTGAATGATCAGGACTATGTAATCGAAACCTTCGAGGACCGCGTTCAGGAAATCCTGGAAGGCACCAACAACATGAACTGCCAGCTGTGCAAATATCGTGCGCAGGTTCTGGGGTTCGAGGCCGAAGTCGGCCTGCAGCAGGAAAGCCACCATCACCATGTGGAAGGGGTGGACACCAAAGACTGCGAATATTGCGAAGATAACAAATGCACCAACGAATGTCTCAAGCATCACCCTTCGTCGGAGCATTCCCACCATGATCATGGCCACGACCACGCTCACTCCCAAGGTCACAGCCATGATCATGGTCACTCTCACCATCATGATCACGGTCACGATCACGCGCACGGTCATGATCATCACCATGGACATAGTCATGACCACGGGCATGACCACTCTCATGGCGATGGGCACGACCATCATCACCATCCATATCCGCAGGCCGATCATCCGCTTGGTCCCAAGAGCATGTACAAGAAGGATTGA
- a CDS encoding ABC transporter ATP-binding protein: MPLLLETDKLSYAYHGSTPCLSGASLSLEEGERLGLVGDNGVGKSTFLQVLVGLYKSTTGRITAFGQEFVTEEDFIQLRRRVGLVFQDPDDQLFCPTVQEDIAFGPLNLGYSREESDAIVEETLTLLNLSHLKERVTHRLSGGQKRLVALATVIAMKPDILLLDEPTNDLDEKTRVRLIEILLSLPQAMIIVSHDRAFREKVVTRTVKMENGQIF; the protein is encoded by the coding sequence ATGCCGTTGCTGCTTGAAACAGATAAGCTGAGCTATGCCTATCATGGCAGCACACCCTGCCTAAGTGGAGCCTCTCTTTCGCTTGAAGAAGGAGAAAGATTGGGGCTTGTCGGTGACAATGGAGTTGGCAAAAGCACATTCCTGCAGGTGCTTGTAGGCCTTTACAAATCCACCACAGGGCGTATCACTGCGTTCGGGCAGGAATTCGTAACCGAAGAGGACTTTATCCAGCTTCGCCGACGCGTCGGCCTGGTATTTCAAGACCCCGATGATCAGCTCTTCTGTCCAACGGTTCAGGAAGACATCGCCTTTGGGCCACTCAATTTGGGCTATAGTCGCGAAGAGTCGGATGCTATCGTCGAGGAAACCCTCACGCTTTTGAACCTGTCTCATCTGAAGGAACGCGTTACACACCGCCTTTCAGGTGGACAGAAAAGGCTCGTTGCGCTGGCAACAGTCATCGCCATGAAGCCGGATATTCTGCTGCTTGATGAACCGACGAACGATCTGGATGAAAAGACACGCGTCCGGCTTATCGAAATACTGCTTTCCTTGCCACAGGCAATGATTATTGTGAGCCACGACCGGGCCTTTCGGGAAAAAGTCGTGACGCGAACCGTGAAAATGGAGAATGGTCAGATCTTTTGA
- the cobM gene encoding precorrin-4 C(11)-methyltransferase has protein sequence MTVYFIGAGPGAPDLITVRGLKLIQRCPVCLFAGSLVPEATVAEAPEGALVKDTAAMNLDEIIEDIKQAHDEGKDVARVHSGDPSIYGAIAEQMRRLNALEIPYEVVPGVPAFAAAAAALGTELTIPGIAQSIILTRTSMKSSSMPERESLAILGQSGATMAIHLSVRNAAHIERELTPHYGEDCPAVIAYRVGWPDQTFIHATLGTLRQKIRESKLTRTALILVGPALGAQNFEESKLYDAEFEHILRLPKKANKKG, from the coding sequence ATGACTGTCTATTTTATCGGAGCTGGCCCTGGTGCGCCGGACCTTATCACCGTGCGTGGGCTAAAGCTTATCCAACGCTGCCCTGTCTGCCTCTTTGCGGGCTCTTTGGTGCCGGAGGCCACCGTGGCCGAGGCGCCTGAAGGGGCCCTGGTCAAAGACACTGCCGCCATGAATCTCGATGAAATCATCGAAGATATCAAACAGGCTCATGACGAAGGCAAGGATGTGGCGCGCGTCCATTCGGGCGATCCCTCCATCTATGGGGCGATTGCTGAACAGATGCGGCGCCTTAATGCGCTGGAAATCCCTTATGAAGTGGTGCCCGGCGTTCCTGCCTTTGCTGCCGCTGCCGCAGCCCTTGGTACGGAACTGACCATTCCCGGTATTGCCCAGAGCATTATCCTGACGCGGACCTCGATGAAATCCTCCTCCATGCCGGAGCGGGAGAGCCTCGCGATTCTCGGTCAATCCGGCGCAACCATGGCCATTCATCTGTCGGTGCGCAATGCTGCTCATATCGAGCGGGAGCTGACCCCGCATTATGGTGAAGATTGCCCCGCAGTGATCGCCTATCGCGTGGGGTGGCCAGATCAGACCTTCATCCATGCGACGCTTGGAACCTTGCGCCAGAAAATTCGCGAGTCCAAACTCACCCGCACAGCGCTCATTCTTGTCGGCCCTGCTTTGGGCGCGCAGAATTTCGAAGAGTCCAAGCTGTATGACGCTGAGTTTGAGCATATCCTGCGCCTGCCGAAAAAGGCCAACAAGAAAGGCTAA
- the cbiM gene encoding cobalt transporter CbiM, translated as MHIVDGALSNQVLIVGSAMSAVGIVVGLRKLTTELIPAAGVLSATFFVASLIHVPLGFSSVHLILNGLAGIILGWAAFPALFVALVLQAIFFAFGGITVIGVNTLNIAAPAVLVGLLVNPFLIRAKSPVSAAIFGGVAGAMAIALTTICVALALGLSGENFALQAKLVFFAHIPIMIIEGFLSAAAIFLIYKVKPELLHAMNKGVSK; from the coding sequence ATGCATATTGTTGATGGAGCTTTGTCCAATCAAGTGTTGATTGTGGGGTCCGCTATGAGCGCAGTCGGTATCGTTGTTGGGCTTCGCAAATTGACGACGGAACTCATTCCAGCAGCAGGTGTGTTGAGTGCAACCTTCTTTGTCGCATCTCTCATTCATGTACCTTTGGGCTTCTCCAGTGTTCATCTTATCTTGAACGGTCTGGCCGGGATTATTCTCGGCTGGGCCGCTTTTCCCGCCCTGTTCGTCGCACTGGTGCTCCAGGCAATCTTTTTTGCTTTTGGAGGCATAACTGTGATCGGGGTCAATACCTTGAATATTGCCGCGCCTGCGGTTTTGGTCGGGTTGTTGGTAAACCCATTCCTGATAAGGGCAAAGTCGCCAGTTTCTGCCGCTATATTTGGCGGTGTTGCTGGTGCAATGGCGATTGCTCTGACAACCATTTGTGTTGCTCTTGCTCTTGGATTGTCAGGCGAGAATTTTGCCTTACAGGCCAAACTCGTTTTCTTCGCGCACATTCCTATCATGATAATTGAAGGCTTCCTGTCCGCAGCAGCAATTTTTCTGATCTACAAAGTGAAGCCGGAATTGCTTCACGCAATGAACAAAGGGGTGTCCAAATGA
- a CDS encoding precorrin-8X methylmutase: MTSHHYEKDPAAIYASSFSIIRQEAGDALATLPPSLEPVAVRLMHSVGMTDLVADLRFTPNAADTGLAGLTRGTTILVDTQMVAGGISPRFFAQGAALSKNRVLVTLNDPQVADIANEMKTTRTAAAMELWRPHLEGSIVAIGNAPTALFRLLEMVRQGAGKPALVLGFPVGFVGAAESKQALVDEAAELELDYIAMLGRRGGTPMASAAVNALAIAALGQSDKPM, encoded by the coding sequence ATGACGTCACATCACTATGAGAAGGATCCGGCAGCGATTTATGCCAGCTCCTTCTCCATCATCAGACAAGAAGCTGGCGACGCGCTGGCCACCTTGCCTCCATCGCTTGAACCGGTCGCCGTTCGGCTGATGCATTCTGTCGGCATGACGGATCTTGTCGCTGACTTGCGTTTTACACCCAACGCGGCAGACACGGGCCTTGCGGGTCTCACGCGGGGTACGACCATTCTGGTGGACACGCAAATGGTTGCCGGAGGCATCTCTCCGCGCTTTTTCGCTCAAGGGGCTGCGCTGTCAAAGAACCGCGTTCTGGTCACTTTGAACGATCCGCAGGTTGCAGACATTGCCAATGAAATGAAAACCACAAGAACCGCCGCGGCCATGGAGCTGTGGCGTCCCCATCTGGAAGGGTCAATCGTCGCTATCGGCAATGCTCCCACTGCGCTTTTCCGGCTTTTGGAAATGGTGCGGCAAGGGGCAGGGAAGCCTGCATTGGTGCTCGGCTTTCCCGTTGGTTTTGTGGGTGCTGCGGAATCCAAACAGGCCTTGGTCGATGAAGCCGCAGAGCTTGAGCTTGACTATATCGCAATGCTCGGCCGCCGGGGCGGAACGCCCATGGCGAGCGCGGCCGTCAATGCTCTGGCCATTGCTGCGCTTGGTCAGAGCGACAAACCGATGTAG
- the cbiQ gene encoding cobalt ECF transporter T component CbiQ has translation MTDLLGDAGRARGLDQAAALDTVKFGHSMWVRNLDPRIRIVVVLAFAICVVQLSAVLPLVISLCLGLYMLMQARLPLGASIKRVLTVDSFIIFLLVMLPFTTPGREVFSVLGFPASYEGIMQAVVILLRANAIVMMSLALLATIDAVTFGHALAKLKVPEKLVYLLLFTVRYIEVLHAEYLRLRTAMRCRVFQPKNNMHTYKSVGYLVGMLLIRSFERSERILMAMKCRGFNGQFHLLKEFNYTKRDLAFSVIAFLFMVLLLALEMSYAVAA, from the coding sequence ATGACTGACTTGCTAGGGGATGCTGGTCGCGCAAGGGGACTTGATCAAGCCGCAGCGCTTGATACAGTCAAGTTCGGCCATTCGATGTGGGTACGGAACTTAGATCCCCGGATTCGCATTGTTGTGGTTCTTGCTTTTGCTATCTGCGTTGTGCAGTTGAGCGCTGTGCTTCCCCTAGTGATATCCTTATGCTTGGGACTTTATATGCTCATGCAGGCCCGTCTGCCTTTAGGGGCTTCAATCAAACGGGTTTTAACGGTCGACAGTTTTATTATTTTCCTGCTTGTTATGTTGCCTTTTACCACACCGGGCAGAGAAGTTTTTTCGGTGCTAGGGTTTCCAGCCAGCTATGAAGGGATTATGCAAGCCGTCGTCATCCTGTTGAGGGCGAATGCCATCGTTATGATGTCTTTGGCTCTTCTGGCTACCATTGATGCGGTTACTTTCGGTCATGCGTTGGCCAAGCTGAAGGTCCCAGAAAAGCTGGTCTATCTGCTCTTATTTACCGTTCGCTACATAGAGGTTCTGCATGCTGAATATCTCAGGTTAAGAACAGCGATGAGATGCCGGGTATTTCAGCCCAAAAACAATATGCATACGTACAAAAGCGTCGGTTATCTGGTTGGCATGCTGCTCATTCGGTCCTTCGAACGGTCAGAACGCATTCTGATGGCGATGAAATGCCGCGGATTTAATGGACAGTTTCACTTGCTCAAGGAATTCAATTATACAAAACGCGACTTGGCCTTTTCTGTGATAGCGTTTCTTTTTATGGTGCTTCTTTTGGCGTTGGAGATGTCGTATGCCGTTGCTGCTTGA
- a CDS encoding DUF4198 domain-containing protein: MHKLLTGVLLASALMVSSAANAHFQLVYTPQVNLQKAGDVPFKLIFWHPFENGHVMDMATPEEFYALFKGKKIDLKESLKPMRFKGSGNEADAFDATLKVKRNGDYTVVLKPAPYYESSEDIYIQQITKSYLNKGGIPTDWNEPAGLKTEIIPLNKPTNILTGSTFTGRVVSEGKPVAGAEIEVEYIAATPDMETNTPGEVSVDPAPGGALVAISDEDGYFTFGIPKAGFWGFAALGSGPDTEFEGKELSQDAVIWIRAYDLK, from the coding sequence ATGCATAAATTACTGACAGGGGTGCTTTTAGCCTCCGCCCTCATGGTTTCCAGCGCCGCCAATGCGCATTTTCAGCTGGTTTACACACCTCAAGTGAATCTGCAAAAAGCTGGCGACGTACCGTTCAAGTTGATTTTCTGGCATCCATTTGAAAATGGACATGTCATGGACATGGCGACGCCAGAAGAGTTCTACGCGCTTTTCAAAGGTAAGAAAATTGATCTGAAAGAGTCTCTGAAGCCCATGCGTTTCAAAGGGTCTGGTAATGAAGCAGATGCTTTTGATGCGACCTTGAAAGTTAAGCGGAACGGCGACTACACCGTCGTGCTGAAGCCAGCTCCCTATTATGAGTCGAGTGAAGATATCTACATTCAGCAGATCACCAAGAGCTATCTCAACAAAGGGGGCATTCCTACCGATTGGAACGAACCTGCTGGGCTGAAAACCGAAATCATCCCGCTCAACAAACCCACCAACATTCTCACCGGATCGACTTTTACCGGTCGCGTTGTGTCAGAAGGCAAACCTGTTGCTGGTGCCGAAATCGAAGTTGAATATATCGCAGCTACGCCAGACATGGAAACCAACACTCCAGGCGAAGTGAGCGTAGACCCTGCTCCGGGTGGCGCTCTGGTCGCAATTTCTGATGAGGATGGCTACTTCACTTTCGGTATTCCAAAAGCGGGTTTCTGGGGCTTCGCAGCGCTGGGTAGCGGTCCAGATACCGAGTTTGAAGGCAAAGAGCTCTCGCAGGATGCTGTTATTTGGATCCGAGCTTATGACCTTAAATAG
- the cbiE gene encoding precorrin-6y C5,15-methyltransferase (decarboxylating) subunit CbiE encodes MNQQKKAPWLSVIGIGEDGLDGLGDLAWSLIAEAKTIYGGARHLAMIPDELADGAEKRGWPTPFSGAFKELESLRGTPVVVLASGDPMYFGIGGTLSRHFQRNDMRVLPFPGSFSLAASRLGWPLDKAEKLTIHGRSIETLLPHYCPGGRLLVLSRDGASPKEVASQLCARGIEDAELTILEHLGGAAERMVCATARDLAVGDEHFADLNVLAIALPEHLQSWYPIQPGLPDEAFEHDGKMTKRDIRASALAKLMPHPGALLWDIGTGCGSVAIEWLRSHRTCRAIGIEPQEKRRTLARHNADSLGVPSLKLIADTAPAGLEGQDAPDAVFIGGGLSQEVVAYCLGALKPGGRLVAHAVTLGSEHLLLEMFEKHGGELTRLSISRATPVGPYFGWKPSMPVTQWAFIKPLETKTRNTIND; translated from the coding sequence ATGAACCAACAGAAAAAAGCACCATGGCTGAGCGTAATCGGCATCGGCGAAGATGGGCTTGATGGCCTTGGTGATCTGGCATGGTCGCTTATCGCCGAAGCGAAAACCATCTATGGCGGTGCGCGTCATTTGGCCATGATACCCGACGAACTGGCTGATGGTGCAGAGAAGAGAGGCTGGCCAACGCCATTCTCTGGCGCCTTCAAGGAATTGGAAAGCCTGAGGGGCACGCCTGTCGTCGTGCTGGCCAGCGGCGATCCGATGTATTTCGGCATTGGCGGAACGCTGTCACGTCATTTCCAGCGAAATGATATGCGTGTGCTGCCGTTCCCCGGATCTTTCAGCCTCGCTGCCAGTCGACTGGGCTGGCCGCTGGATAAAGCTGAAAAGCTGACCATTCACGGGCGCAGCATCGAAACGCTCTTGCCACATTATTGTCCGGGGGGGCGTCTGCTTGTTTTGTCGCGAGATGGGGCATCACCTAAGGAGGTTGCCAGCCAGCTTTGTGCGCGCGGTATCGAGGATGCCGAGTTGACCATTCTGGAGCATCTGGGCGGTGCAGCTGAGCGCATGGTCTGTGCAACAGCCAGAGACTTGGCTGTTGGAGACGAACACTTCGCGGATCTTAATGTGCTCGCCATCGCGCTACCGGAGCATTTGCAAAGCTGGTACCCCATCCAGCCCGGTTTGCCCGATGAGGCCTTTGAGCATGATGGCAAGATGACCAAGCGGGATATCCGCGCCAGTGCGCTTGCCAAGCTCATGCCCCATCCCGGTGCGCTGTTGTGGGATATAGGCACCGGCTGTGGCTCGGTTGCGATTGAATGGCTGCGTAGCCATCGCACTTGCCGTGCCATCGGCATAGAGCCACAGGAGAAACGCCGGACCCTTGCGCGGCACAATGCCGACAGCTTGGGTGTGCCGAGCCTCAAACTCATTGCCGACACAGCCCCCGCAGGCCTTGAAGGACAGGACGCCCCCGATGCTGTTTTTATCGGCGGTGGCTTGTCTCAAGAGGTCGTTGCCTATTGCCTCGGAGCCTTGAAGCCCGGCGGGCGCCTTGTGGCCCATGCGGTTACCCTCGGCTCTGAGCATCTGCTTCTTGAGATGTTCGAAAAGCATGGCGGCGAGCTGACACGACTTTCTATATCAAGGGCGACGCCTGTCGGCCCCTATTTCGGCTGGAAACCTTCCATGCCAGTGACACAGTGGGCTTTCATCAAGCCCTTAGAGACCAAGACGAGAAATACAATCAATGACTAG
- the cobI gene encoding precorrin-2 C(20)-methyltransferase: protein MTSKKKGTLYGVGVGPGDPDLITLKAARLISNAATIAYPAPEGGDSFARDIAKAHISEGTKEISIAVPMRPERKAAQDAYDVGAVEVRAQLEAGNDVVFLCEGDPFFYGTFMYLYDRLAGDFETDIIPGVTSIVACACRLKQPLVSRNDVLTVLAGPMSDDELEARLKLGGSFAIMKVGRHLPRLRALLEKLDLMKRAGYVERATLANEKAIPLAELEDATAPYFSMILIYDGDEAWKN, encoded by the coding sequence ATGACTAGCAAGAAAAAAGGCACCCTTTACGGCGTGGGGGTCGGTCCGGGAGACCCTGATCTGATCACTCTCAAGGCCGCCCGACTTATCAGCAATGCCGCCACGATTGCCTATCCGGCACCTGAAGGCGGAGACAGCTTTGCCCGCGATATCGCCAAGGCACATATCTCGGAAGGCACGAAAGAGATTTCCATCGCTGTACCCATGCGGCCAGAGCGTAAAGCCGCTCAGGACGCCTATGACGTGGGGGCCGTCGAGGTTCGCGCCCAGTTGGAAGCGGGCAATGACGTGGTCTTCCTGTGCGAAGGTGATCCCTTCTTCTATGGCACCTTCATGTATCTTTACGACCGGTTGGCTGGTGATTTTGAAACCGACATCATTCCCGGCGTAACCTCCATTGTCGCTTGTGCCTGCCGCCTGAAGCAGCCGCTTGTCAGCCGCAATGACGTTCTGACGGTGCTTGCTGGCCCGATGTCGGACGATGAGCTGGAAGCCCGTCTGAAGCTTGGAGGCTCCTTTGCTATCATGAAGGTGGGGCGTCATTTGCCGCGCCTGCGTGCCCTGTTGGAGAAACTCGATCTCATGAAGCGCGCCGGTTATGTCGAGCGGGCAACGCTGGCCAATGAGAAGGCCATCCCGCTTGCCGAACTCGAAGACGCTACAGCGCCTTATTTCTCAATGATCCTTATTTATGACGGGGACGAAGCATGGAAAAACTAA
- the cobJ gene encoding precorrin-3B C(17)-methyltransferase, whose protein sequence is MEKLMPITIVCPSAAAGELAVSIKTALKNAGHPVELHGKGEIEGFDVSFADSLAHLKGLFSEGRAIVALYASGIVIRALAPLLDSKFDEPPVLAVARDGKSVVPLLGGHHGANDLAHLLAEALSAHAAVTTAGDCRYRLALDNPPKGWKLQHAKKAAAVMARIVDGEAVSVSSDLDWLDNSEIARADSAAISLEASFAPVPEASTETSLTYSPQKLVVGVGCERGIAAADLISHIESVLASNSLAPEAIGLLASIDVKMDEDAIHQAAAHFAVPTRFFAAEELEAEKERLKNPSDVVFAEVGCHGVAEGAALAAAGPEGSLLVTKVKSDKATCAIGLAAEPFKAEMPGKKRGSLAVIGIGPGTPYWRTPQATSLIASAEKLVGYKFYLDLLGPMADDERRCDFPMGSEKDRCRYALEEAGKGHDVALICSGDGGIYAMGALVMELLDRDADNGGVSDAAKRVALTHVPGISALQAASARFGALLGHDFCTISLSDLLTPWETIEQRVNAAAEGDFVVAFYNPVSKKRRTQLLRAKEILLTKRPEETPVLLASNLGRPDEELKMRTLATLDIEEVDMLTVVLVGSSQSRQWRSGDRSVGDNGWMAYTPRGYAKRIDGENRE, encoded by the coding sequence ATGGAAAAACTAATGCCCATTACCATCGTCTGCCCAAGCGCGGCAGCGGGTGAACTGGCTGTCTCCATCAAGACTGCACTCAAGAATGCCGGTCATCCGGTGGAGCTGCATGGCAAGGGCGAGATAGAAGGCTTCGATGTCTCCTTCGCTGATAGTCTGGCCCATCTCAAGGGGTTGTTTTCTGAAGGGCGTGCCATCGTTGCACTTTATGCCAGCGGCATTGTCATTCGCGCCCTTGCGCCACTTCTTGATAGCAAGTTTGATGAACCGCCGGTGTTGGCCGTTGCTCGCGATGGCAAGTCGGTTGTGCCGCTGCTGGGCGGACATCATGGCGCCAACGATCTGGCGCATCTGCTCGCCGAGGCACTGAGCGCCCATGCCGCTGTCACCACCGCTGGTGATTGCCGTTACCGTCTGGCGCTCGACAATCCTCCAAAGGGGTGGAAGTTGCAGCATGCCAAAAAGGCAGCCGCTGTCATGGCGCGGATCGTCGATGGCGAAGCTGTCTCCGTTTCATCCGATCTGGATTGGCTGGACAATAGCGAAATTGCCCGTGCCGATAGCGCTGCCATCAGCCTTGAAGCGAGCTTTGCCCCCGTGCCGGAAGCAAGCACGGAAACAAGCCTGACCTATAGCCCGCAAAAACTCGTCGTTGGGGTGGGCTGCGAACGGGGCATAGCTGCCGCTGATTTGATCTCCCATATCGAAAGCGTGCTGGCAAGCAACAGCCTTGCGCCCGAAGCGATAGGCCTGCTGGCATCCATCGATGTCAAAATGGATGAAGACGCAATCCATCAGGCTGCCGCACATTTTGCCGTGCCGACCCGTTTCTTCGCGGCAGAAGAATTGGAAGCCGAGAAAGAGCGTTTGAAAAATCCTTCCGATGTGGTTTTCGCCGAGGTTGGGTGTCATGGCGTTGCAGAAGGAGCGGCCCTTGCTGCGGCAGGGCCTGAAGGCTCTCTTCTTGTTACCAAGGTGAAATCGGATAAAGCCACCTGCGCCATCGGCCTTGCCGCCGAGCCTTTCAAAGCTGAGATGCCCGGTAAGAAGCGCGGCTCTCTGGCCGTGATCGGCATTGGCCCGGGCACGCCCTATTGGCGCACACCCCAGGCGACTAGCCTCATTGCCAGTGCTGAAAAACTCGTTGGCTACAAATTCTATCTCGATCTGCTCGGCCCGATGGCCGATGACGAACGCAGATGTGACTTCCCCATGGGGAGCGAGAAGGACCGTTGCCGCTATGCGCTGGAAGAAGCAGGCAAGGGCCATGATGTGGCACTGATCTGTTCTGGTGATGGCGGTATCTACGCCATGGGCGCTCTGGTGATGGAGCTACTGGACCGTGATGCCGACAATGGCGGCGTGTCGGATGCTGCCAAGCGGGTGGCGCTCACGCATGTGCCGGGCATTTCTGCGTTGCAGGCTGCTTCGGCACGCTTTGGTGCCTTGCTTGGCCATGACTTCTGCACCATCTCGCTTTCAGACTTGCTGACGCCATGGGAAACCATCGAGCAGCGTGTCAACGCAGCTGCAGAAGGAGACTTCGTGGTTGCCTTCTACAATCCCGTTTCCAAAAAGCGCAGAACCCAGTTGCTTCGGGCCAAGGAAATCCTGCTCACCAAACGCCCGGAAGAAACGCCGGTTCTGCTCGCGTCCAATCTGGGCCGACCGGATGAAGAGCTAAAAATGCGCACCCTTGCAACGCTGGACATAGAAGAAGTCGATATGTTGACGGTCGTGCTTGTGGGCTCGTCCCAATCGCGCCAGTGGCGCTCTGGTGATCGCTCCGTAGGGGATAATGGCTGGATGGCCTACACCCCGCGCGGATATGCAAAAAGAATTGATGGAGAGAACAGGGAATGA